A stretch of Frankiaceae bacterium DNA encodes these proteins:
- a CDS encoding nucleotidyltransferase domain-containing protein: MTHPHASPEKRLVADEGLILRVQVGSGVHGTAISGQDDRDEMGVCLEPPRYVTGVAKPFDQYEYHTAWERAGGLRERSGAGDLDVVIYGARKWARLAASGNPTVLLPLFVPLSEVVAIAPAGEELRANAGKFVSRVAGGRFLGYLRAQRRAMTGETGAHTNRPELVEVYGYDVKFAMHALRLGVQGVELLSTGRITLPIPEPHLSALRAVRRGERPLAEVLDRIAELDAALEELRTTSPLPDEPDFAWIHDWLHRSYTAFWAGQGAGTR; the protein is encoded by the coding sequence ATGACTCATCCGCACGCCTCCCCGGAGAAGCGCCTTGTCGCCGACGAGGGGTTGATCCTCAGGGTGCAGGTCGGGTCGGGGGTGCACGGGACTGCGATCTCGGGGCAGGACGATCGGGATGAGATGGGGGTCTGCCTGGAGCCGCCTCGGTACGTCACCGGCGTCGCGAAGCCGTTCGACCAGTACGAGTACCACACCGCCTGGGAGCGGGCGGGTGGGCTGCGGGAGCGGTCCGGTGCCGGGGATCTGGACGTCGTGATCTACGGGGCGCGGAAATGGGCGCGGCTCGCTGCCTCTGGCAATCCGACTGTCCTGTTGCCGTTGTTCGTGCCCTTGTCCGAGGTCGTCGCCATCGCTCCTGCCGGAGAGGAGCTGCGGGCCAACGCCGGCAAGTTCGTGTCCCGCGTCGCGGGCGGGCGGTTCCTCGGGTACCTCCGGGCGCAGCGGCGGGCGATGACCGGCGAGACGGGCGCGCACACCAACCGGCCCGAGCTGGTCGAGGTGTACGGGTACGACGTGAAGTTCGCGATGCACGCGCTGCGGCTCGGCGTGCAGGGCGTGGAGCTGCTGAGCACCGGGCGGATCACGCTGCCGATCCCCGAGCCGCACCTGTCCGCGCTGCGCGCGGTCCGCCGCGGCGAACGGCCCCTCGCCGAGGTGCTCGACCGGATCGCGGAGCTCGACGCGGCGCTGGAGGAGCTGCGGACGACGTCACCGCTGCCGGACGAGCCCGACTTCGCGTGGATCCACGACTGGCTGCACCGGTCGTACACGGCGTTCTGGGCGGGTCAGGGCGCGGGGACCCGCTGA
- a CDS encoding prolyl oligopeptidase family serine peptidase — translation MRKVLTAVLALVAAVTAVPAQAATSERYAITVDGETALGWLGLPTTTTPTKLLVFGHGCCGKPDQSGMVRAYADAYGAVTVAMDYRGPGRWDVMKGHRDLIAATEDLQARFPTITRTVIWGISMGGETTGMAVAARPDLYDYWVDTFGVTDLFQEFAALGAYPGISPNANDTTNPTGSWIVEQTGGTPATAPQAYLDRSPAYMADRMKGITRAYLSHGVGDLIVQYTQSRLMYTNLVANGVPVSLTTVLTRGGAVQGPFVPNATAPAIPTPYALSAHDGSAIQYSNETVHYLLSGQEPDAGVAAREWVVDATTGQRVPAP, via the coding sequence GTGCGCAAGGTCCTCACTGCCGTGCTCGCCCTGGTCGCGGCGGTCACCGCTGTCCCCGCCCAGGCCGCGACCAGCGAGCGGTACGCCATCACCGTCGACGGCGAGACGGCCCTCGGCTGGCTCGGCCTCCCGACGACCACGACGCCGACCAAGCTGCTCGTCTTCGGCCACGGCTGCTGCGGCAAGCCCGACCAGAGCGGCATGGTGCGCGCGTACGCCGACGCGTACGGCGCCGTCACCGTCGCCATGGACTACCGCGGCCCAGGCCGGTGGGACGTCATGAAGGGCCACCGCGACCTCATCGCCGCGACCGAGGACCTCCAGGCGCGCTTCCCGACGATCACGCGCACCGTCATCTGGGGCATCTCCATGGGCGGCGAGACGACCGGCATGGCCGTGGCCGCGCGGCCCGACCTGTACGACTACTGGGTCGACACGTTCGGCGTGACGGACCTGTTCCAGGAGTTCGCGGCGCTCGGCGCGTACCCCGGCATCAGCCCCAACGCCAACGACACCACCAACCCCACCGGCTCGTGGATCGTCGAGCAGACCGGCGGCACGCCGGCGACCGCGCCGCAGGCGTACCTCGACCGCTCCCCGGCGTACATGGCCGACCGGATGAAGGGCATCACCCGCGCCTACCTCTCGCACGGCGTCGGCGACCTCATCGTCCAGTACACGCAGAGCCGGCTCATGTACACGAACCTCGTCGCGAACGGCGTCCCCGTCAGCCTCACGACGGTCCTCACGCGCGGCGGCGCGGTCCAGGGCCCGTTCGTCCCCAACGCCACCGCCCCCGCGATCCCGACGCCGTACGCCCTCTCCGCCCACGACGGCTCCGCCATCCAGTACAGCAACGAGACCGTCCACTACCTCCTGTCAGGGCAGGAGCCCGACGCCGGCGTCGCGGCGCGCGAGTGGGTCGTGGACGCGACGACCGGTCAGCGGGTCCCCGCGCCCTGA
- a CDS encoding cupredoxin domain-containing protein: MPRVTKRGAPPETQPDVLEVIHNEIPETAAGAGANPIPAQRAVTAGAATTAAASTEATAQAKTTPGTGMTWRSMLRACAIAEVAALAIMLTAATLYGMEFFAPLAIAAVLHAGAVVWLPRMTKAGAVYSLVIMSLTFLMFGGMFFGWTGFLYPTSWFEMAFATFTVTVPLGGIVAGIATLRHKDGDNAAKTPSRVVAALATVVVVIGLIGSATASNATRLPGDHSLTASNFEFEQTAITAKAGDVPIYFQNDDPFAHNVEIKGKGASKDAAGRTAIRHVFKGMTPGTYSYFCAIHPDMKGTLTVT; the protein is encoded by the coding sequence ATGCCACGAGTCACGAAGAGGGGCGCGCCCCCCGAGACGCAGCCCGACGTGCTGGAAGTCATCCACAACGAGATTCCCGAGACGGCCGCCGGAGCCGGCGCGAACCCGATCCCCGCGCAGCGCGCCGTCACCGCCGGCGCCGCCACGACGGCCGCCGCGAGCACCGAGGCCACCGCGCAGGCCAAGACGACTCCCGGCACCGGCATGACGTGGCGTTCGATGCTCCGCGCCTGCGCGATCGCCGAGGTCGCCGCGCTCGCGATCATGCTCACCGCCGCGACGCTCTACGGCATGGAGTTCTTCGCGCCGCTCGCGATCGCCGCGGTCCTCCACGCGGGAGCCGTCGTCTGGCTGCCGCGGATGACCAAGGCCGGCGCGGTCTACTCGCTCGTCATCATGTCGCTGACGTTCCTCATGTTCGGCGGGATGTTCTTCGGCTGGACCGGCTTCCTGTACCCGACGTCGTGGTTCGAGATGGCGTTCGCGACGTTCACCGTGACCGTCCCGCTCGGCGGCATCGTCGCGGGCATCGCCACGCTGCGCCACAAGGACGGCGACAACGCCGCCAAGACGCCCTCGCGCGTCGTCGCGGCCCTCGCGACCGTCGTCGTCGTCATCGGCCTCATCGGCTCGGCCACGGCGAGCAACGCGACCCGCCTCCCCGGCGACCACAGCCTGACGGCGTCGAACTTCGAGTTCGAGCAGACGGCCATCACCGCCAAGGCCGGCGACGTGCCGATCTACTTCCAGAACGACGACCCGTTCGCCCACAACGTCGAGATCAAGGGCAAGGGCGCGTCGAAGGACGCCGCGGGGCGCACCGCGATCCGCCACGTCTTCAAGGGCATGACGCCGGGGACGTACTCCTACTTCTGCGCCATCCACCCGGACATGAAGGGCACGCTCACCGTCACCTGA
- a CDS encoding glycosyltransferase family 4 protein: MIALVVARTAGGTGRHVRAVAAALAAAGRDVVVAGPRSAEETFTFSAVARYDAVEVSTGPRPVADLRAVRRLRRVLRDATVVHAHGIRAAALAGAAVPAATPFVTTWHNALLGSPLRRALWSPLERRVARRATVTLCVSADLVERVRALGGRDVRLAPVGARRPPVAARPPGEVRAAVRAALGAGGDDRPLLVAAGRLTEQKGYDLLLDAAERWDVRTPRPRTVVAGDGPLRAALVEDAERRGVDVTFVGRRDDVPDLFAAADVVVLPSRWEGSPLSAHEALFSGTPLVATAVGGVPELLGGGAALLTPPGDARAFAEAVLRLLDDPAYAGQVAAAGRARAEEWPDEDEAARRVLALYDEMYPRP, from the coding sequence GTGATCGCGCTGGTGGTCGCCCGTACGGCGGGCGGCACGGGCCGGCACGTCCGCGCGGTGGCCGCGGCGCTCGCCGCCGCGGGACGCGACGTCGTCGTCGCCGGGCCGCGCTCGGCCGAGGAGACGTTCACCTTCTCCGCGGTCGCGCGGTACGACGCGGTCGAGGTCTCGACCGGGCCGCGTCCGGTCGCGGACCTGCGCGCCGTACGCAGGCTGCGCCGCGTCCTGCGCGACGCGACGGTCGTGCACGCGCACGGCATCCGCGCCGCCGCGCTGGCCGGCGCCGCCGTGCCCGCCGCGACGCCGTTCGTGACGACGTGGCACAACGCGCTGCTCGGCTCGCCGCTGCGCCGCGCGCTGTGGTCGCCGCTCGAGCGGCGCGTCGCCCGCCGCGCCACCGTCACGCTCTGCGTGTCGGCGGACCTGGTGGAGCGGGTACGCGCGCTCGGCGGCCGCGACGTCCGGCTCGCGCCCGTCGGCGCGCGGCGGCCGCCCGTTGCCGCACGCCCGCCCGGCGAGGTTCGCGCCGCCGTGCGCGCCGCGCTGGGCGCGGGCGGCGACGACCGTCCGCTGCTCGTGGCGGCCGGGCGGCTCACTGAGCAGAAGGGGTACGACCTGCTGCTCGACGCCGCCGAGCGCTGGGACGTCCGTACGCCGCGCCCGCGCACGGTCGTCGCCGGCGACGGCCCGCTGCGCGCCGCCCTCGTCGAGGATGCCGAACGCCGCGGCGTCGACGTGACGTTCGTGGGTCGGCGTGACGACGTGCCCGACCTGTTCGCGGCGGCCGACGTCGTCGTGCTGCCCAGCCGCTGGGAGGGCAGCCCGCTGAGTGCGCACGAGGCGCTGTTCAGCGGCACGCCGCTCGTCGCGACGGCGGTCGGCGGGGTGCCCGAGCTCCTCGGCGGGGGAGCGGCGCTGCTCACGCCACCGGGCGACGCGCGGGCGTTCGCGGAGGCCGTGCTGCGGCTGCTCGACGACCCTGCGTACGCCGGGCAGGTCGCTGCCGCGGGCCGCGCCCGCGCCGAGGAGTGGCCCGACGAGGACGAGGCGGCGCGGCGCGTCCTCGCGCTCTACGACGAGATGTACCCGCGCCCCTGA
- the mptB gene encoding polyprenol phosphomannose-dependent alpha 1,6 mannosyltransferase MptB, which produces MTPSPDRAGRSGRAALALVASSAGLVALTAFLGPSAATRAPGTQSALPPYHLDTRPSAWLVTALLVAATVGGAVGLLLALRALDRGWAPDPRRLLAGGLVAAVALLLVPPTSSDDLYSYTAYGRMAATGTDPYTTTPNDLPGDPVVDQAGEPWRDVASVYGPLATAEQALAMEIAGDDVRTGAALLALASAAAFGLTGVLLHRAARDDAARRRTAVLWTLNPLLLMHLVAGAHVDALLVALAVAAVLALRRSPFIAGVLGGAAVCVKASGVLAAAALAWTERRAPRRLALLAAGAISVTPPLYVAFGGWTALGPVRRASRFVSFGSPWRALSVPLDSLAGSATSRAVVSALSLLAVAALCVLLARALPGLGTAHGGAPRTAAVTALAWLTGATYVLPWYDAWAWPFLALLPASRWDRWLAVRTAVLTVAYLPGRTVPLPPVLADLLSGFRLYVTPVALGLLAVVAVRWSLRAEHRESA; this is translated from the coding sequence ATGACCCCGTCCCCCGACCGGGCCGGCCGCTCCGGCCGCGCCGCGCTCGCGCTGGTCGCGTCGTCCGCCGGGCTCGTCGCGCTGACGGCGTTCCTCGGCCCGAGCGCCGCGACCCGCGCGCCGGGCACACAAAGCGCCCTGCCGCCGTACCACCTCGACACCCGGCCCTCCGCGTGGCTCGTGACCGCCCTCCTCGTCGCCGCGACGGTCGGGGGGGCGGTGGGCCTGCTGCTCGCGTTACGCGCGCTCGACCGCGGCTGGGCGCCCGACCCGCGCCGCCTCCTCGCCGGCGGGCTCGTCGCGGCGGTCGCGCTGCTCCTCGTACCGCCGACGAGCAGCGACGACCTCTACAGCTACACCGCGTACGGCCGCATGGCCGCGACCGGCACCGACCCGTACACGACCACGCCGAACGACCTCCCCGGCGACCCCGTCGTCGACCAGGCGGGGGAGCCGTGGCGCGACGTCGCCTCGGTGTACGGGCCCCTCGCCACCGCCGAGCAGGCGCTCGCCATGGAGATCGCCGGCGACGACGTCCGTACGGGTGCCGCGCTGCTCGCGCTGGCGTCGGCGGCGGCGTTCGGGCTCACCGGGGTCCTCCTGCACCGCGCGGCTCGTGACGACGCCGCCCGCCGCCGGACCGCCGTGCTCTGGACCCTCAACCCGCTGCTGCTCATGCACCTCGTCGCGGGCGCGCACGTCGACGCGCTGCTCGTCGCGCTCGCCGTCGCGGCGGTGCTCGCGCTGCGCCGCTCGCCGTTCATCGCCGGCGTCCTCGGCGGCGCTGCCGTCTGCGTCAAGGCCTCCGGCGTCCTCGCCGCCGCCGCGCTCGCGTGGACCGAACGACGCGCTCCCCGCCGTCTCGCCCTCCTCGCCGCCGGCGCGATTTCTGTCACACCCCCTCTCTACGTTGCTTTCGGGGGCTGGACGGCCCTCGGACCAGTGAGGAGGGCATCACGATTCGTCTCGTTCGGGTCGCCGTGGCGCGCGCTCAGCGTGCCGCTCGACTCGCTCGCCGGCTCCGCGACCTCGCGGGCCGTCGTCTCCGCGCTCTCGTTGCTCGCGGTGGCGGCGCTCTGCGTGCTGCTCGCGCGGGCCCTGCCCGGCCTGGGCACGGCGCACGGCGGCGCCCCCCGTACGGCGGCGGTCACGGCACTCGCCTGGCTGACCGGCGCGACCTACGTCCTGCCCTGGTACGACGCCTGGGCCTGGCCGTTCCTCGCGCTGCTGCCCGCCTCGCGGTGGGACCGCTGGCTGGCGGTACGCACGGCGGTCCTGACCGTCGCGTACCTCCCCGGCCGCACCGTGCCCCTGCCGCCGGTGCTCGCGGACCTCCTGTCGGGATTCCGGCTCTACGTCACCCCGGTCGCTCTCGGGCTGCTGGCCGTCGTCGCGGTCCGCTGGTCGCTGCGCGCTGAGCACCGGGAGAGCGCGTGA
- a CDS encoding lipid II flippase MurJ: protein MTRRTLAGAALAVAAVTVAARVFGFLRVAVFARTVGTNPLGDTYQTANTLPNLVFELVAGGALAAAVVPVIAGAVDRGDVEQARRVAAGLLTWVVVLLTPVALAGALLGRPLMSLLVGSTGDPALRAAKVDVGARMLVLFMPQVVLYGVGIVVTGVLQAHRRFLGPALAPLLSSVVVIGCYVTYGVVSRAGGLDGLTRGEELLLALGTTAGVAVLSLSLLVPLRGLGLRLRPSLSLPDGVASSVRRLAAAGVAAIAAQQVALAVVLRLTNAEPGAVVGYQIAYTLFLLPWAVLAVPVATTAFPAMAAAYEGSDDESYATVTAGSLRMVLLAMGLAAAVLVASADPVASVVVGDSSSPVARGVAAFAPGLLGYGVLALLTRALYARHRARDVAVATVAAFGVTAVLAVTLSSFLPRADRVAAVAWAHSVGMTAGGVLLMLALRRTAGSAALRGAARALLIAVGAGVVAALVGGLAADASSAAPDWLAAIATPILTASLYVTAIALVHPATATEVRTQLARSRADRGA from the coding sequence GTGACCCGCCGCACGCTCGCCGGCGCCGCGCTGGCGGTCGCGGCGGTGACGGTGGCGGCGCGGGTGTTCGGGTTCCTGCGGGTCGCGGTGTTCGCGCGCACCGTCGGGACCAACCCGCTCGGCGACACGTACCAGACCGCCAACACCCTCCCCAACCTCGTCTTCGAGCTGGTCGCCGGCGGCGCGCTCGCGGCCGCCGTCGTCCCCGTCATCGCGGGTGCGGTGGACCGCGGCGACGTCGAGCAGGCGCGGCGCGTGGCGGCGGGCCTGCTCACCTGGGTGGTCGTGCTGCTGACACCGGTGGCGCTGGCCGGCGCCCTGCTCGGGCGGCCGCTCATGTCGCTGCTCGTCGGCTCCACCGGCGACCCTGCGCTGCGCGCCGCGAAGGTCGACGTCGGGGCCCGGATGCTCGTGCTGTTCATGCCGCAGGTCGTCCTGTACGGCGTCGGTATCGTCGTCACCGGCGTGCTGCAGGCGCACCGGCGGTTCCTCGGGCCGGCGCTGGCGCCGTTGCTCTCGTCGGTCGTCGTGATCGGCTGCTACGTGACGTACGGCGTGGTGTCCCGCGCGGGCGGGCTCGATGGGCTGACGCGGGGGGAGGAGCTGCTGCTCGCGCTCGGCACCACCGCGGGGGTGGCGGTGCTGTCGCTGTCGCTGCTGGTGCCGTTGCGCGGTCTCGGCCTGCGTCTGCGTCCCTCGCTGTCACTGCCGGACGGCGTCGCGTCGTCGGTGCGGCGGCTCGCGGCCGCGGGCGTCGCGGCCATCGCGGCGCAGCAGGTCGCGCTCGCCGTGGTGCTGCGGCTCACGAACGCCGAGCCCGGCGCCGTCGTCGGCTACCAGATCGCGTACACGCTCTTCCTGCTGCCCTGGGCGGTGCTCGCCGTGCCGGTGGCGACGACGGCGTTCCCCGCGATGGCGGCGGCGTACGAGGGGTCCGACGACGAGTCGTACGCCACCGTCACCGCGGGGTCGTTGCGCATGGTGCTGCTCGCGATGGGATTGGCCGCGGCGGTGCTCGTGGCGTCGGCGGACCCGGTCGCGTCCGTCGTCGTCGGTGACTCGTCGTCGCCCGTGGCGCGCGGCGTGGCGGCGTTTGCCCCCGGGCTGCTCGGCTACGGCGTCCTCGCGCTGCTCACCCGCGCCCTGTACGCGCGGCACCGCGCCCGCGACGTGGCGGTCGCCACGGTGGCGGCGTTCGGGGTGACTGCTGTCCTGGCCGTGACCCTGTCGTCCTTCCTCCCTCGCGCGGACCGCGTCGCCGCCGTGGCGTGGGCGCACTCCGTCGGCATGACCGCCGGCGGCGTCCTGCTGATGCTGGCGCTGCGGCGTACGGCGGGCTCCGCCGCACTGCGCGGCGCCGCGCGGGCCCTGCTCATCGCGGTGGGTGCCGGTGTCGTTGCCGCGCTCGTCGGCGGGCTGGCCGCGGACGCGTCGTCGGCTGCCCCGGACTGGCTCGCCGCCATCGCGACGCCGATCCTCACCGCGAGCCTGTACGTCACCGCCATCGCGCTCGTACACCCCGCCACGGCGACGGAGGTCCGTACGCAGCTCGCCCGCTCCCGCGCGGACCGCGGCGCATGA
- a CDS encoding copper transporter codes for MVDFRYHVVSIVAVFLALGIGIVFGTTAINRAILDNLEGNVSRLTGEKRALEDERRVLDDRATDAEAWGQAVSPTLVNGVLTGERVVVISAPGATRDLRDKVVKQLTAAGATVTGRIRLSAAINDPARITELDDLVVREIPSGLTLPGTNASAAQRALTELAYVVTLGADDTSVPATPPPATTRVLAGLRERGFLAVDGQAVTPARNVVVVLPGASASPTPAPTVSGEPVRPVGVDLVAALAGLIRRPAVVVAAPTGGSVAGTELEALRADDILNDTISSVDDADSVFGSTALVLALREARRGGVGHYGNGVGADAPVPTPAPSP; via the coding sequence ATGGTCGACTTCCGCTACCACGTCGTCTCGATCGTGGCCGTGTTCCTCGCGCTCGGCATCGGCATCGTCTTCGGCACCACCGCCATCAACCGCGCGATCCTCGACAACCTCGAGGGCAACGTCTCCCGTCTCACCGGCGAGAAGCGCGCACTCGAGGACGAACGCCGCGTTCTCGACGACCGCGCCACCGACGCCGAGGCGTGGGGGCAGGCGGTGTCGCCGACGCTCGTCAACGGCGTTCTCACCGGCGAGCGTGTCGTCGTCATCTCGGCGCCCGGCGCCACGCGCGACCTGCGGGACAAGGTCGTCAAGCAGCTCACCGCCGCCGGCGCGACCGTCACCGGGCGCATCCGCCTCTCCGCCGCGATCAACGACCCCGCGCGGATCACCGAGCTCGACGACCTCGTCGTCCGGGAGATCCCGAGCGGTCTCACGCTGCCCGGTACCAACGCGTCCGCGGCGCAGCGGGCGCTGACCGAGCTGGCGTATGTCGTCACGCTCGGCGCCGACGACACGTCGGTCCCCGCGACGCCGCCGCCCGCGACGACGCGGGTCCTCGCCGGCCTGCGCGAACGCGGCTTCCTCGCCGTGGACGGCCAGGCCGTCACCCCCGCGCGCAACGTCGTCGTCGTCCTGCCCGGCGCGTCCGCCTCGCCGACGCCGGCACCGACGGTCTCCGGGGAGCCCGTACGTCCCGTCGGCGTCGACCTCGTCGCCGCGCTGGCCGGGCTGATCCGCCGCCCCGCCGTCGTCGTCGCCGCGCCGACCGGCGGCTCGGTCGCGGGGACCGAGCTCGAGGCGCTGCGCGCCGACGACATCCTCAACGACACGATCTCGTCGGTCGACGACGCGGACTCGGTGTTCGGCAGCACGGCGCTCGTGCTGGCGCTGCGCGAGGCGCGCCGCGGCGGCGTGGGCCACTACGGCAACGGTGTCGGCGCGGACGCGCCCGTACCCACGCCCGCGCCGTCCCCGTGA
- the steA gene encoding putative cytokinetic ring protein SteA, whose protein sequence is MRIATLRRGRAAALPGVSGPARLDRRTKNLTKRLRPGDVAVIDHVDLDRVSAEALVRAGVSAVVNAAPSISGRYPNLGPEILLAAGVPLLDNVGAGVFGVLKEGEGVRVLGPELLRGEEVVATGDEQTADTIGAAMLEARAEMSVQLEAFVTNTMEYVRRERDLLFDGVGVPELRTPIEGRHCLIVVRGYDYQEDLRSLRPYIREYRPVLIGVDGGADALREAGYAPDVVVGDMDSVSDEVLRSGAEVVVHAYPDGHAPGLKRVEELDVPNVVFPAAGTSEDVAMLLADELGAQLIVAVGSHATLVEFLDKGRAGMASTFLTRLRVGGKLVDAKGVSRLYRSRIKTSSLVMLIVAAMTTMAVALLFAPVTPTYRLLIEDRWRDLVGWFGGLF, encoded by the coding sequence GTGAGGATCGCGACCCTGCGCCGCGGCCGCGCCGCCGCGCTCCCCGGGGTCAGCGGCCCGGCCCGGCTCGACCGGCGTACCAAGAACCTCACCAAGCGACTGCGCCCCGGCGACGTCGCCGTCATCGACCACGTCGACCTCGACCGGGTCAGCGCCGAGGCGCTCGTCCGCGCCGGCGTCTCCGCCGTCGTCAACGCCGCCCCGTCGATCTCGGGCCGCTACCCCAACCTCGGTCCCGAGATCCTGCTCGCCGCCGGCGTGCCGCTGCTCGACAACGTCGGCGCCGGCGTCTTCGGGGTCCTCAAGGAGGGCGAGGGAGTCCGAGTCCTCGGCCCCGAGCTGCTCCGAGGCGAGGAGGTCGTCGCGACCGGCGACGAGCAGACCGCCGACACGATCGGTGCCGCGATGCTCGAGGCGCGCGCCGAGATGTCGGTGCAGCTCGAGGCGTTCGTGACGAACACCATGGAGTACGTCCGCCGCGAGCGCGACCTGCTCTTCGACGGCGTCGGCGTACCGGAGCTGCGTACGCCGATCGAGGGCCGGCACTGCCTCATCGTCGTCCGCGGCTACGACTACCAGGAGGACCTGCGCTCGCTGCGGCCGTACATCCGCGAGTACCGCCCGGTCCTCATCGGCGTCGACGGGGGAGCGGACGCGCTGCGCGAGGCGGGGTACGCCCCCGACGTCGTCGTCGGCGACATGGACTCGGTCAGTGACGAGGTGCTGCGCAGCGGTGCCGAGGTCGTCGTGCACGCGTACCCCGACGGTCACGCGCCGGGCCTGAAGCGCGTCGAGGAGCTCGACGTGCCCAACGTCGTGTTCCCCGCCGCGGGCACCAGCGAGGACGTCGCGATGCTTCTCGCCGACGAGCTCGGCGCGCAGCTCATCGTCGCTGTCGGCAGCCACGCGACGCTCGTCGAGTTCCTCGACAAGGGGCGCGCGGGGATGGCGAGCACGTTCCTCACGCGGCTCCGTGTCGGCGGCAAGCTCGTCGACGCGAAGGGCGTCTCGCGGCTCTACCGCAGCCGCATCAAGACGTCCTCGCTCGTCATGCTCATCGTCGCGGCGATGACGACGATGGCGGTGGCGCTGCTGTTCGCGCCGGTGACGCCGACGTACCGCCTGCTCATCGAGGACCGCTGGCGCGACCTCGTGGGCTGGTTCGGAGGCCTGTTCTGA
- a CDS encoding response regulator, whose protein sequence is MAVNVLVVDDDPSTRALLRIRLQLDERTECAGEAVNGRQAVEMAALLQPDVVILDVNMPVASGLAALPQIRTVAPDARVIIFAGATNGVSVAAADAVFVKSGDVLPNLLDCVAELGART, encoded by the coding sequence GTGGCCGTGAACGTGCTGGTGGTGGACGACGACCCGTCCACCCGCGCGCTGCTGCGTATCCGCCTCCAGCTCGACGAGCGCACCGAGTGCGCGGGCGAGGCCGTCAACGGCCGCCAGGCCGTCGAGATGGCCGCCCTCCTCCAGCCCGACGTCGTCATCCTCGACGTCAACATGCCGGTCGCGTCCGGCCTCGCGGCGCTCCCCCAGATCCGTACCGTCGCCCCCGACGCGCGCGTCATCATCTTCGCCGGCGCCACGAACGGCGTCTCCGTCGCGGCCGCCGACGCGGTGTTCGTGAAGTCCGGGGACGTGCTCCCCAACCTGCTCGACTGCGTCGCGGAGCTCGGCGCGCGCACGTAG